DNA sequence from the Xyrauchen texanus isolate HMW12.3.18 chromosome 35, RBS_HiC_50CHRs, whole genome shotgun sequence genome:
TTACAGTAGCTGTTTATACAATGTTTTTCAGTAATTTGAAACCGCTCTGATCTACTTCAAGTCCTTTTCCCTCTCCCAGTCTTTGCAGTATTCCCCCATATTTTACCTGttgatattattgttatttataacTTCTATTTTTCAACAGATCTTCATTCTACAAGTTTCCGATGTGGACGTGACTCACCAAATGCTTATCGAGAACCGTCAGTCTTTACACTGCAAAGCTCAGCACAGAAACCGCATCTGCAgctgcataaatgtatttacacagcaattacaatCACGGCAACCAATATATCATGTGCTGGAATGTTATATAAACTTTGCCGGCTGTATTGATACTTGTGCACAGCTGACAGCACGCAGATTGTTAAGACAACGGTTATGCCAGTGCAGTTGCCAGACATTCAATACTAGAATTTGTATACATGAATAGGACATTGCATTTTCATTACTTTGTGTATACTGTTCATTTAAGTATCCCAAAAACCGCAACCTGCGATTTTTAGCATTTTGACCCACAATTATGTTTTCAAATTAGCCAGATTTGCAGTAAAAAGCGTGACCCTAGCATGAGGACAAGTGTGCAGCATGTGCTTGTGCGGTGTTTAGAAAAACATTGTTTCTCAATTAATTGACTAAACTTTTTTCTTTCACATCTGTCTTTTTTTGTGGTCATTATGAGAGATGTGTTCTAAAGGTATTCTAAcaaaatacttaatttttgtgTACTGAATACATAAAGCCGTTAGTATAAATCATTAGTCCCCCTAGACTAAATTAGGATGTTTCCTCAACAGGTTATGAGTCTTTACCCACCCCACTCCCCCCCACCGCAACTACAATGCCTGTATGGCAGGATCGGACCATTGCCTCTGCTAAACTCCGCATGCTGGAGTACTCTGCCTTCATGGAGGTCCAGAGGGACCCTGATACTGTGAGTGTCATTTGTTTTGCAGAgaatattgtgtgtatatatatatatatatataaaataaatttatgTTTTTCACCCTGAACACAAGCTTTTAGAGTAGCATTTCATTTAGAATGAGTGGCACCTGTATCTCAGTGGTAGTTCGTTTTCAGTAGATACATAGTAAACCCttcatttaacctgttgatacgcacccccttttttagcacaaaccatgaaaatgacatacctgaacttaaatggttgtatttactggacactttagagtatggacacagttttagtatcttttgaaagaagacactttgggctttattcagaattaatatatgttgttattgtttaaagttagagaagctgaagtttatagtaatggaaatattttgtgctgaacatgttattataatctaaaaaaataaaataaaagtgccaagacaacccagaaatacaatgttctcaaagccacaagtctaaagaagttatgtttcaaatttgaagatgatctaacaaaatatgaggttcctgcaagcttttttctctgtaaaatcgctgcctGTGtaaagagtaaaattaaggctccgcctttctagacgacacaaaatctgtctgcactgcttggctattatgaataaaactatgctgcatttttaaaaatagactttggagacagactcattttgtttatgagactctaatatataagataatatacagttatacaacatgaatgctgctcagattgcatagtttgttgaagaacgatgatgaagggtaattctttcaggtgatatctcatgtaaacaatggagaatatatcaatatttctcagatttatcacttttatagacaaaaagtgccattggatgtttttcaattaaCGCTTGTCATGGaaaattgacccaagtgtggcgaactggattcataaaaaaagtcccgttttgatattgcatgttttcatttgtactcctgttacaaataactaaattgctgtttctggagcattgctatcgtgaaacagatcCGATATCAATGTTGAGcctttagacctttgaaaagatgtataatttgttaacattaattacatttatagatggtaaattatatattaaatgtaagcagtgtAACGTCACTACCGTGTGCGGTCgattgtgtatcaacaggttaaaaagcCAGATAAAAACCTGTGCATCTCGACCCCTGGAAATTGCAAAGCAGGTCACCAATCAGATTAGACCTTGCCGTTTTGAGAAAGCTCTTGACATTACTGTGTGCAGTTAGGTTCAGATGGGAGATCTGTGGGCAGAGTTTCTAAGATTATGATTATGTAATAACTATGTGCAATGTGTTCATTTGAAGATTAAATAAACTCTACTTCTTCGCCTATTTCCACAGTACAGCAAGCACCTGTTTGTCAACATTTGCCAGACAAACCCCTCATACACGGACCCTCCCCTGGAGGCAGTGGATATTCGTCAGATCTACGATAAGTTTCCAGAGAAGAAGGGAGGACTAAAGGAGCTTTATGAGAAAGGCCCTCAGAACACCTTCTTCCTGGTCAAGTTCTGGGTCAGTCCTTTAAAATAAAGTCCACTTTTACAGTAGTATTGACATTATTGTGACTCATGAGTCTATTGTGAGTCATATTCCAATTGTTCTGAATGCTTTATtaatgaacagactgaaatttaagtcattattcactcataTAATATCAAATTGTTGAATAACTCATGCAAACATAGTCCAAATCCAATGTGGCAGGAAGTTGGGTCTCCAGGAGCAAGACTGAGCTCCTCGTAATTTAGATACACCTTTTTTTGGGAGATTGATTTTATTCTTTAATTCTTGAACCTTTCAGGCAGATCTGAACACTAGCAATGATCAGGATGGTGCAGGCTCATTCTATGGGGTCAGCAGTCAGTATAGCAGTTCTGAAAACATGACGATCACTGTGTCCACTAAAGTCTGCTCTTTTGGGAAGCAGGTGGTAGAGAAAGTTGAAGTGAGTTAACCTTTTATTCATTAGGAATGCATAACTAGACAACTTTGCTTTTGTCATTACTGACCATAGCAGTTTCATGGAAGCAATCTGGCTCTGTATAACTgaaagtttgatttttttttaacgatAAGACAGATTATGCCCACTTGGAGGGTGGGAGGTACGTGTACCGGATCCATCGCTCCCCCATGTGCGAATACATGATCAACTTCATCCACAAACTCAAGCACCTTCCAGAGAAATATATGATGAACAGTGTCCTGGAGAACTTCACTATACTACAGGTAAGAgtatgtgtgggtttgtgtgtacattattattgaaaatgcaagggatagttctcctaaaaatctatattctctcattatttactcaccctcatgatatcccagttgtgaatgagtttctttcttcacaagaacacatttgaagaaaatagaaaaatatcttagctcagtaagtcttcaaaaattcaaatggatggtgatcagacttttgaagctctaaaaatcacaaacagtcagcataaacatcatccatacaacttcagtagttaaattaatgtattctaaagctaaatgttttggtgtgaaaaatatatttaagtacttttatgcGGATTCACAACAAGGCGGAGTTCAcacggtctctcgtgtgacgaaTTTGCTTTGGCATGTTACGGAAGTAATCTGTTTTTTTCTTGGTTTTGACATCCAGGATTAGCTCACAAACGTACCATTGTGAAAAACATACAgacacaaatacagatctaaaccaaaaccaacaaagcttctgtaaaGCATTCTTCCTTTtcagttgtaaacagtgctgctgtTCCAGGTGTGTCGCATGTGCTTCTGATCGGAAGCAATGGTTAatagttaaaaaagtactttaatattgatctttttcacaccaaaagtgatcgtaacgctttagaagacattaatggggcttttccaatgcacggtacaactcaactctgctcgagttttgggggttttccactgtggatagtaccttgtacctggtactttttttagtaccacctcggtcgataTTCCAAGCGAGCCgcgccgatactaaatgtgacgtcaaaaccctgcagatcactgattggtcagagagaatcgtcactaccagcgtcattgGATTTTcgacacaggacatcaacccactagttttagcTACATCGATAGCAgtgtcatttgttcacgcgactgttgaattgtaaaaagaaatggctgtgcgcaaaaccacgccgtggtcaataaatgaggtgcagacgttcctctcgttagcgataaacaaaaaagtatttcaggaaatgtctcagctgttggccgcacacagttaccaccggacctaccaacagagtagggaaaagtttaaaaaacttaaaagtgactacagaaccatcaaggaaaagtggaagtggttcgaccaaatggacgctatctaaactggcgagcaataggagggagagtgccctggactcgatGGAGCCTGGTaggttttgttacgttaactctatactctgcttgaaagcttcactttatttagttgaccagctactgcaagcttgcttctaaaacaaccaggccaatttaaatgttacacttgtgtaaaatcaccatgcaacaactgctttatgcagcacaatgagctagtcgcTAAGAGCTaacggttgtgttattgtttattgttttgagtCGCATTTAAGGTGATGTTACTGCAGTAGAGGCAGTGCAActgtgacgatcagcctataatcccatccacgttgaggcggcactaaatggcagtggaaaagcaacctcagaaaagtaaagcatgtagagtcgagtcaaaccgtaacgtgcagtggaaaagtgccataatttaactgctggagtcggatagatgacttttatgctgattttctgtgattttttttttatttttttagtttcacCATCTTATCACCActtatcaccatccacttgcattttaaggacctactgagctaagatagtTTTCTGTTTTtcctcaaatgtgttctgctgaagaaagaaggtcatacacacctggcatggcatgagagtaagtaaatgatgagagaattttcattttcatagcACTATGCTATGCTTCGCTATTCATtaatatactataccatactatattaTGTTATACTATACTTTGCTGTAATGTACTATACTGtgctttactatactatactctgctatactatacaatactattCTAAACTATAATGTACTGCACTgtgctatactatattatataatataatatactatactttACTCTATTAAGCTTTACTATGCTATACTATtcaataatatactataatatgaTGTACTATGCTATGCTACATTATGCTATATTACGCTGTACTATGCAATACTATAGTATGCTATGCTATACGTTA
Encoded proteins:
- the tead3a gene encoding transcriptional enhancer factor TEF-5 isoform X1, with the translated sequence MDKVGIDGDAEGVWSQDIEQSFQEALAIYPPCGRRKIILSDEGKMYGRNELIARYIKLRTGKTRSRKQVSSHIQVLARKKMREYQSGIKALNLDQASRDKALQNIAALSSAQIVSPHLMKSQLPPLPQHPYPPPARFWPGSIPGQPGSSQDIKPFAQSPYSSLQPPLPTPLSNLHSTSFRCGRDSPNAYREPSVFTLQSSAQKPHLQLHKCYESLPTPLPPTATTMPVWQDRTIASAKLRMLEYSAFMEVQRDPDTYSKHLFVNICQTNPSYTDPPLEAVDIRQIYDKFPEKKGGLKELYEKGPQNTFFLVKFWADLNTSNDQDGAGSFYGVSSQYSSSENMTITVSTKVCSFGKQVVEKVETDYAHLEGGRYVYRIHRSPMCEYMINFIHKLKHLPEKYMMNSVLENFTILQVVTNRDTQETLLCIAFVFEVSTSDHGAQYHVYRLVKD
- the tead3a gene encoding transcriptional enhancer factor TEF-5 isoform X3; amino-acid sequence: MDKVGIDGDAEGVWSQDIEQSFQEALAIYPPCGRRKIILSDEGKMYGRNELIARYIKLRTGKTRSRKQVSSHLQVLARRKSREIQTKLKDQASRDKALQNIAALSSAQIVSPHLMKSQLPPLPQHPYPPPARFWPGSIPGQPGSSQDIKPFAQSPYSSLQPPLPTPLSNLHSTSFRCGRDSPNAYREPSVFTLQSSAQKPHLQLHKCYESLPTPLPPTATTMPVWQDRTIASAKLRMLEYSAFMEVQRDPDTYSKHLFVNICQTNPSYTDPPLEAVDIRQIYDKFPEKKGGLKELYEKGPQNTFFLVKFWADLNTSNDQDGAGSFYGVSSQYSSSENMTITVSTKVCSFGKQVVEKVETDYAHLEGGRYVYRIHRSPMCEYMINFIHKLKHLPEKYMMNSVLENFTILQVVTNRDTQETLLCIAFVFEVSTSDHGAQYHVYRLVKD
- the tead3a gene encoding transcriptional enhancer factor TEF-5 isoform X2, which encodes MDKVGIDGDAEGVWSQDIEQSFQEALAIYPPCGRRKIILSDEGKMYGRNELIARYIKLRTGKTRSRKQVSSHIQVLARKKMREYQSGIKDQASRDKALQNIAALSSAQIVSPHLMKSQLPPLPQHPYPPPARFWPGSIPGQPGSSQDIKPFAQSPYSSLQPPLPTPLSNLHSTSFRCGRDSPNAYREPSVFTLQSSAQKPHLQLHKCYESLPTPLPPTATTMPVWQDRTIASAKLRMLEYSAFMEVQRDPDTYSKHLFVNICQTNPSYTDPPLEAVDIRQIYDKFPEKKGGLKELYEKGPQNTFFLVKFWADLNTSNDQDGAGSFYGVSSQYSSSENMTITVSTKVCSFGKQVVEKVETDYAHLEGGRYVYRIHRSPMCEYMINFIHKLKHLPEKYMMNSVLENFTILQVVTNRDTQETLLCIAFVFEVSTSDHGAQYHVYRLVKD